A genomic segment from Brassica napus cultivar Da-Ae unplaced genomic scaffold, Da-Ae ScsIHWf_1817;HRSCAF=2453, whole genome shotgun sequence encodes:
- the LOC111211645 gene encoding uncharacterized protein LOC111211645 — MRPPMMLGGRLFGRSSLQSVGLQRQREGAAANAQPSEQREEFVPVERDSRVLHPSRKNGAKWFKNNTEISTRVRKIIEGCFKGPWYSWRKVPQFYKDAWYSTFKTKYEWNVSIEDLVKANFDELAATRLKGMVSLAKSRGVKPDWILSEHWRVMSDYWKTPKAKEKSEKARLARMFNRDGLGPHSHRSGSRSYAKVQDNLVANNEDSSFIAVMKKTHQKSDGTYVDERARLVAEKYDAYVQERLSLVEPSSGEVLTDPLTVEERNEIYVKVAGISKQGRVFGLGSLQCGVYMPLDGSTVSPQAVEDDGTLTHRVKELESDLQKSNEEKVQFQNRIEAMEKILMSAFGENVLTPTDTTTPV; from the exons ATGCGTCCACCAATGATGTTAGGCGGCCGCTTGTTTGGAAGATCATCTCTTCAATCTGTTGGTCTCCAAAGACAGAGGGAAGGAGCTGCTGCAAATGCCCAACCAAGTGAACAAAGGGAAGAATTTGTACCTGTTGAACGAGATTCTCGAGTGCTTCATCCATCTAGAAAGAATGGAGCTAAATG GTTCAAGAACAACACTGAAATATCAACACGTGTAAGGAAAATCATTGAAGGATGTTTTAAAGGACCATGGTACAGCTGGAGAAAAGTACCCCAATTTTACAAGGATGCTTGGTATTCAACGTTTAAG ACTAAGTATGAGTGGAATGTCTCCATCGAAGATCTAGTGAAAGCTAACTTTGATGAACTAGCTGCCACTCGCCTCAAAGGAATGGTGAGCCTTGCAAAATCCAGAGGAGTGAAACCTGATTGGATTCTTTCAGAACATTGGAGAGTAATGTCAGATTACTGGAAGACACCAAAAGCCAAAGAAAAAAGTGAGAAAGCTCGTCTGGCTCGTATGTTTAACCGTGATGGTTTAGGTCCACACAGCCACAGATCAGGCTCACGTTCCTATGCTAAAGTTCAAGATAATCTG GTGGCAAACAACGAAGACTCTTCCTTCATTGCTGTGATGAAGAAAACCCACCAGAAATCTGATggaacatatgttgatgaaaggGCACGCTTAGTTGCAGAAAAATATGATGCATATGTTCAAGAAAGATTGTCACTGGTTGAGCCTTCTAGTGGAGAGGTTTTGACAGATCCTCTTACTGTCGAGGAAAGAAATGAAATCTATGTGAAG GTTGCTGGAATATCAAAACAAGGTCGGGTATTTGGACTTGGATCACTTCAATGTGGAGTTTATATGCCACTAGATGGTTCTACAGTTTCACCACAAGCTGTTGAAGATGATGGTACTTTAACTCACCGAGTCAAAGAGCTGGAGTCAGACCTGCAAAAGAGTAATGAAGAAAAGGTTCAGTTTCAGAACAGGATTGAAGCAATGGAGAAAATTTTGATGTCTGCTTTTGGTGAAAATGTGTTGACTCCAACAGATACTACCACACCCGTATGA